The Clavelina lepadiformis chromosome 1, kaClaLepa1.1, whole genome shotgun sequence genome segment aaatttgaaaatgtttcaatagCGAAGCTATAAGAACCATGTGTAATATAGAGCTAATACTTGTATgcatatttttcctttgctCTGTAGATGTATGTTATGTACGTGCAAACATATATGCCCAAGATACAGAAGTACTTCGTGGAAATTCTAGCCAGTTAACACTATACAAAAACctatttaaagttaaaagaaaagaaCACCTGGCAGCTATCCAAAAGCTAATATTGGTAAAAGATGTATCCAAACAAGCTGATTTTATCAACATAATGATGGATGCAATTATTGATGTAAGCTTTAcgtttgcattgtttatttttcactgtTTGAGCAGGATATATTGTAATTTCTAACTTTCCAATATACTGCTAGATTAATGTTGTCTGATTACTATTACTAGCAATGTAACTTCTGAGTTAAAAAATACAGTTAGTTTGTAATTAGACACACATCATTTGTATATAGGCCTGATTTTGTAACATCATCACATTGAAGTTGTGTTTTAGACTTTGTTCAAAGCGAAACAAAAACTGGAAGCAAGTGATTATACAACAGACTCatctttattttcagaaaatctTAAAGACGGTAAAAATGCTGCAGTCTACAACTATTTGTttgctaatttttaatttaataactaatatatagttcAGTAGCAGTTCATATCAACAATCTTGTGTCTTTCTTTTACCATATTTTGCTATTTGTTTCAGAAATATCACAAATTTTGGAAAACACAGCACTTTTTACAGACCTGATTGTTCGCTTTCCAAAGCCAAGCCACATATTTTATACAAAGAATAAGAAAAAATGGAAGTCAGTGCTTACAGATGCCATAAAGATTTGTAACCAATCTGGAGTGTATGATGGCGATTATCAACTGCTTCTCTTTAATGTAATGCGTTGGTTGAACAACACTGGTTAATAGATTTTGTACTGAATTTCTTACAAAAATACCAACTTCTGTTTTTACTATATTCCAGCTGCAACAAGAATTAGGGATTGGTGAAAAGGATCCATCTTATAAAAATCCATTTTTGGAGAAAGAATTTGTAAGTGTAGGCTTTGTAAGAATATATGAgtcttttaaaaattgcttcaTCGCATAAAAATAGGTGCTATCAATTTTGTTCAGGACACACTGAATACAGATGATAGGCAACAATTGTATAACGAAGTGAAGAGGAAACACAAAATGAAACAGAACAAGTCAAAACGAAAGGGGCCAAGGCTTTCTTCTAGAACGGAATTATGATGAATAAGATATGTATGGAATGAAGTCCCATGAGATTTCAGAGATGCAATTCTTGTGAAAAAGTGCAATATTGCAAAGCTTCTTATTCAAACATTATTGTATGTGGTTGACATCTGTTCAATGTCAATGTTCAATATCTTGAAACCTAGGAACGTATATTGAATACAAAAAGCCAAAACAGTATGGTGCTCAAGGTATATTTTGACATGTAGCAGAAAATATTCACTTCTTATTGCATGTATATTTGAAGCACTGCAATAAATAGTTGCAGAAGAAAATTTCTCAAGGGTAAAACTAATTTGATTTGCAGCTGCATACTCAAAGAAGGAAAGACAGCAGTGAGTAACGTAGCCAATCCTCGTAACGCTTTCTTGTAACAAATAGAGACTAATATTGTTGTTAAAAGGAAGTGATTATACAACATTTCATCAGGATGCGTCATCATCACTTTGACAAACGTAAAATGATGCATTTCTTCGCTTAAATTTTCGTGATACTGATGTGGGTCCAGAATCCTGTTCTGATAGATCAGAGCCAGAATCACTTTGCCTCTTTCCATAAAAAGTGGAAGTAATTCTTTTAGAATTGTCTGAATCCGATGATGTTATAGGAGAGAACGAATCAGCTGACAATACTTGCTGCATTGCATCATCATCACTTTTGGAAGAACAAGATGATGTTTGTGGAGTACTACATTGAGGTAATGGAAGATTCAAGGAAAATTTAGCGGCAAGTCTAGTGGGTGTTTTAAAGTCGTGGGCATCTTTTTGCCTgtaattgacaaaaaatgtaatGAGATAAGCCCAAcataaaaagataaaaatcatttatttacaatGACCTTTCTTTTTCATCTTCTTCTGCACTGGTTAGAGGAGACAGAGGTGTAGCATTTTCCTCTTTGTTGGCAACATCTGAAGTATCTGATTTTGGTTCATTTTGTGCAGATGCAGTTTCTGCAATGATGGCATTATCTACTAACAGTTCAattcacaaacaaaaaatcacatTTAAACAGAACAGAAGTATAATTTTACCAATATCATCCTCGTCATCATCTAAGTTTATTTCATCTGGATTGATAGACATATTGCTTATTATAGCACTTGGCATTTCATCATCCTCATTTGTCAATGatgacacgttaaaacttgtatCACCTTCCTCAGACTACAACAAGTTTCAGTTATTTCACACAGATTATTACATCATTAACTATTTGGTCAAGACAAAAACATGTACATTGTACGTACTATATCTCAGCTAAAAGGGAAACCCATCTTACACTAAGATTATTACATTATGTGGAGTAATTGAGTAACTAAAGAGGTCCACTCTACATACCTGAAGGAGCATCATCAGAGGATCATTAATTTCAAGCTTTGCACAAAATTCTGTTGTTTGTTGGTTAATTTTGAATTCTGCTTTTTTATGTTGAAAGGACGCGTCAGGATTAAAAACAGACAATTCATCTCGGTAAAAGTTTAGTGGTACTTTTAGATTGTTCTCCATTACTTTCATAATCTAGAATAATGTAAAATTTACGGTATCTCAGCTTGTATTACATTAGATATGTTAATGGCATGGTAGCAATTACCATTAGCAACAGTAGGCTAATGCATAAGATATTGTCACGTCAGTATCAGTTCATATCCTATTGCCATTATTGTGTAATAAGTATGCTACTAGAGATCTAATAAAACCTAGGCACTGCCATTTTTCCTCTACTTTTCCCATACTGTGGTTTgagtgaaaaaataattgcttaaGATAACCCTAAATTCAATGTATAAAACATGGCTTACAATTACAAATCTTATACATGGCGATTGCAGGTACAATCAAAGTGTTGATCACTTAAATATAAGAATGTACACAATACCTGATCAATATGTTCATTTGTGACACTGTAATCCCATTTTTCATGAAGACCAGATGTTGGAAGAAGAGTGGATGTGTGTGAAGTGGACATTaattcatttgtttgtttaagtaCAGCTAACCACTCAGCATCATATGTGAGTTGCCCTGAAAATATATCTGTCAGGATAATGATATCTTTAAACAAATTACCTTTAAAGTTTTACCTTCTGCGTTATCAGGAGTGTCCATCGTCAGTACTTGTAAAAAGTCTCTTCTTGGTAGACATTTGTCCAGTGCCAAAAAACGTGTAATAGTGTTCTACAAAATAGTAATTACACAAAAAGCTATTCATAAGCACTAAACAATGAGGTACCACACTTTTCTACCTTAATAGTTTAAAACATACTTTATTTATATTGGTGTCTGGATTATTTGCATCAAGCTCATGCTCAACTTTTGCCGCAAATTTAACATGGAGATGACCAGAAAACCAGTAACTGGGACGAAGCGTGGTCAATAAAGTCCAAGCGGGCAAACTTCCGAGTTGGTGCTTTTCAATATCTTCTATAGATGTTAAcgaaaaaattgcactttaTACAACAGATCTGGACATTTTATACAACACTGTAATTGACGCTCAATAGAATTCAAGTTCCATGCATTAATGATTTGACATAATTGTCtaagttttaaatgtaaattacTCTTTACCAACcttgaaaaaatcttttcttttgAATCAACGACTCCTTGTCACCATGATAAACTACGCCGTTTGGCCAGTCGTGAGACATCATAATATCAATAGGATGCTTTAGCTGTTTTAATCTAAGAAAGAAGGAATTTCAGTTTAAAAATGCAACTAGAAGCAGCtatagtttaaaacaaaatcatataTATTTCTTAAATTCCGatttggaaaaaagtttgaaagaaTACCAACCGTTACCAAGGAGGGTCAACAAATAGTTCGAAATTAAAGTGACCTTAATCATTGTGAATGATGATGTGTAATCAATATTTCTCAATTAATCAATCTAGGTTTTGAGAAGCAAAGTAATATTCTGCCTCACGTTTCAACAATATACAGTAAATGTTTTACACATCataataaatttgtaaaaaatctgaatttttttacattttttttccAGAATTCGAAGTCAAGCGGATTTTTGACAATAAAGAACACAACGTGTTAAGATTAAATACTGGTGCATGTTCCTATGTATTACACATATTTGTCAAGGGAGAATTTACTGAAACAAGCATGTGTCAGTAATTATATGTAATCAAAAGAGCATACATCTGTCTAATAATGCATATGGCGTACCTAAAAACTTCCATTTGACGGACATGATAAACActtctttttgtttgttcacTGTACGGAGGCTTTTCAAAGTGACCTTTGCAATAATCGTGTTGCTTGAAAATACCTGAGATTCCTCCAATGCGTAAACCTTTGTAGTTTACAACACCTGCATAGCCCAAGTAATAAATGTTAGGGGCGACCCAGCCCCCATAGGGCAGCTCCTATAAAAAATATAGCAAAGATTTAGCAGCTcgaaaaaaatgtacaaacaCACATGGTTATAAAAACACTTCACCTGCAAGTAGTTTGAAGCCTCGTGATTTCCTCCAATGAAAATGGTTAAATATGGTGCAGTCTTCTTTCCGGCATAATATTGCCAAAAGTTTTGCATAAACTTGTGTTTCTCTGGACAAGCCATACAACTCAGATCAGCTTCATTTCTAACAGCTTGAAAGTCACCACAGCAAAGCAGTAAATCTATTTCAATTTTCTCTTGGTCTTCAATGTATTGTAAagtttcatatattttatcCAGTTCGCCATGGCAGCAGCCTTCAATGGCAACATACATTTTCTTAGGTCTTTTTTCTGAAGAGAAAtcacttaaaacaaaaatatttaaattttaaactgatATTTTGGGAGTATTCATgaaaaaatgagaaatttCAGCCAGTTTCCAAGCCTATTACTCCGGTATAATTTAAAAGAGAAAAGGAGGAAAATTTAACTGCTTTCCTGTCTAGGCATTGTTTATATCAAAGCGATCATTCTAAAAAAAGGTTGATAATATATCTAATCGAGACATTTTTAATTGTCATAGGTAAATCATAACGTTTTATCctaaatgttttgcaaatgaCGTAGTTGCAATGACCTTCATTAGTATTCATAATGTACTAAACTCAAACCTTAGTAAGCTAGCAATGCTATGATATTACATAAAGTAAATCGAATGTCTGCCTAAAAGTTATTTCAATTACGTTAACATTCAATGATTTCTAACAAAACGTCAAACAGACTTTAACGATCAATTTGCATGTgaatttctttgattttttttagtGTATTTTGGTAGAGAATACAATTGTCTGATCACAGTAAACCTTTTTTATATAGCAGACTGCTAAATCGCAGGTATTggataaacacaaaaaattgtcGGACAAAATCGACATGCAATTAATCGATTTCGTCTGTATTACGTTTAAATGGCATAAAAACATAACCGTAAGAGTGTTACACATTGCTTAGACTTGATATACAAAAGGTATAAACACTTTTTCAGAGAATTTCGATGATATAAGTCATCTTTTTTTGTTAGGAAAACTGGCACAAcggtattttttaaaataggaATAGAATCATCGAGTCAAAGCAAATTATGTACGCATTAACGCTTATTGGAATGTCCATCATTGATGACTAAAAACACTCAACATAACCGAAACATTTTCATGCAGACGCCCGACACAACAATAGTAAATAAGCTTAATAATCACTTTCACAAAATAGAAATGTTTCTCGGTTTATTACCACAGATTTAACTTTGAACTAAATAATAGATTTTAAATTACTTAGAAACAGCAAAACCTtgttaaaattgacaaaaacaaGTAATAAATACGAAATAAGGTTCTAACTGCAAGCGCCTCGATATAATTTAGCATCTTACTCTAGAAGTGCCTTGCGCAGAGAAGATAACGCTTGCCAAGACTTTGAAAGAGAAAAATATGCTCGAGAAGAGATGAAGGAAACATGCAGAACTCTTGCAGAATGTTCTGCAAGTTGCACgattcaaaataaggacacaAAGTAGGTTGTAAAGTGGGCCTGCCGTGTCAAAGTGCATGTAGACATAATTATAGTGTTTCATGGCATAATTTTAACCTACAGTTAAAGGTGTCCGTTAAcgaacaaaaaactttttatgtttaagtCTTTGCCAAAAATACGTGGGTTTTGTTATGCTTCAAAGACATTTCCACACGATTTTATAATGTAACAAACTATGTATAGTTAAGATTAAGTAGGTCTCTATATACTCTATATACCATAAATAAGTCAGACGTTATAGACTATAAAgcaattttcagaaaaaaggcTTCGTGCATatattgaaatgttaaaaaactaatcagagattgttaaaaattgatttagaGAAACTTTGAGCGTTTTAACACATCTCAAGATTTCAAAAAACACAATACCATGCCAAAGTTGGTGCATGATGCGCACTCCCCAAGTTCATACCAGTGTTTAGGGCCCATGATGGAATGCACTGAaacctcaattctttgttcaTTTATTAGAAATGGAcattcaaacaaaacttttctttgtttatttcttatatgtaaagataaaaaaagtttgacatGCACACTGATTAATCTTGTGCGTGCAGAGCCACACTTTTCACTATGGGCTTCTACATTTGAGAAGTTTCTGCCATGCATTGTTCCCTATACTgacaattataaaaaaataaaaatatgaatgAACTTAGATGTACTGACAACAGTCTTAGACGCACATTCCTAGCGTTTAGCATCATTTCTCTTTCATAAAATCTGAGTTGACGCACGCCTGCATAAAAAGCTTGCATTAGCAAAGAGAGATTTACACCAAATATCTAGGAGTCTATGCTTTAGGGCCTAAAGCATAGTTTAAGATATGCAACACCAGTATTCAAAGTCTAATTATTTTCTGCAGTAAACTAGGCTAATTCTTATATTCATAAATGATTGAAGAGCTTTGGCTTCGCCTAGTTAGGCTCGTCCGGGCCACTGCTACAAGGAAGAAATTATAGGCGAAAGGGATTTCACTGCACTTGCATTCTTTGCATGTCTGTTTTTTGTAACTTGATTTTGTGGCGCAACGCCAGAAAATTAGAAACTGATCTTTACGCCAGTGACGTTACAGAATTTGCTCCTTTTTGTGCCACGCCGATTCATACAAACCTTCCACACAGGAGTTGAGAAACCAAAGTATGGCCCATGGGGCATCCTTTTTCTGGCTACACGGGTTGCACTCATCAGGACGCTAAACACACTTGTTTTCATTAACATGCAACACTATATTATCTTTCTAAAACCGCAACTTAGATGAACAATCCTAGgagattttttcaaaactccACGACTTCCAGTGCCTTAACAATCTGGGATAACGTCTTCTGCTTATAGTTATACTAGTATTCAGGGATttctaattaattataatttgcGGTACTTCCCGGAGTTGAGAATAAACCATGCCAGATACTTCATGAAAATCATACAAGCAGgttcatttttgtattgtattgtttatttttcgccattaactgtgcggagcgaaagttacgatgTTAACCggtgtagttatagcacaataaaagaCATGCTAACGAACagttaacgagcaggaaaaagtgacaaagcccaatggcttaaaacatgcaagatttcaataatacaattgtgctataagatggtaggaTACCATGGCGACCAAACCCAATTTTAATCCAACTGCGAGGCAAATaggtaaacaacaaaaatagaaaaacaaacttctttCTTAAAactttggttgttttataaaaaccttttcGGTGTTAAAAGGTACTGTATTCTACCATAGACTACTATAAACTATAGATATGTCGTGAAAAATTATGCCCCCCTGTAAAATTTGGATCACCCATTCTAGTGTAGAACCTATAAACTTAGagcagcggttcccaaacttttctaaaaattttgcctggcggaccctttgcaattattttgatatttcacggccctataaaaatcaaagaatgctatagggaaaatgcaaaaaccacaccaatgaaaaaaagcaaaaactatcAAACACGGTAAGCGTTTAATGGGATGGGTGCACCTGTTTTGCTGCAACTAACTCATCaatgtttggtttggttttggatAGTGCAAGTCTCATTTCGTGTACTGCATCCACCTATGGAACGCCAACgccgcaaaaatagcaaagtgttaaattgtatcgcaactttgcaaattattttttgttttcataatttgatttGAGAGTTTTCAAACGTAATTTGATAGATTCCAATCACGAAACAACAAGCCAAACTTCAAAACCAGCATTCAAACGGGCTTTTCTATGATTGCCGTTGCACGATTCATATGtcaattttcaaaatggttttgcaacattttcatttacaatttaacattttgctatttttgcggcGTTGGCGTTCCATACAAAACAGTTACAATATACAAGCGGGATGTTTGGTGATAAACTTGTGACCGTCCTTCCGGTTAGCGATGAAGCTTTTCAGGAATCTTCCGACGAACTGTCTTCTATCATGAAAGCCGACTTGGATGACCGCTGACGGAGCTTTCTTGATCGTCGTCAGAACCTACAGCGAGAACGGAACTCATCTTCTCCTTATGAGGTTGCGCATCATTCACATCATCACTTTCGCTTAGATCGATCGGCCAACAGGTGTAAGAAAGTCAAACTGCACTGAGCCCGTAACTTAAGAAACAAATGAACAACGGAATGACTTCGTAAATGGTGAACGGAATATAAATTTAAGCAATCAACGCGAAATTAACTAAGGGATGCAAAGAATTCAGTAAAACGAAGAAATCAAAACGTAATTGTCAAATGTCGTGGCGTTGACATGATGCCAAACCGCCACCAACTTATTGAACCAATGCAGACATGCATTCCTTTTTTCTTACAACCTGCAACGAATGTTTCAACACTTTCTTgtaaattattctttttcaGATCCATTCGTCACAGAATTATTTAGaaggaaaacttttattttaatgaactTATTCTTTACAACCGAAtaattacaaacaacaaaacatcacCGGATTGACACAAGAAAgcttttgaaatgttttacatCGTAACTTTCACCTGTAGACTACGTCACTTACAGAATAAATTAACCCTTAccataataaaaatacttaatGTAGAATACGGTAAGATTCGTGTTAAGCTTAAGTGAAGTTATGTTTTACCTctacaattaaatttgttaataataaataaatattgttaattttcCAAAACATATTTCAGACCTCCCATTTAAACGTCAGATTTTAACACCCAACTCATGCGTGACCGATAACGGCAGTGCTCAGGCTTGATTCCACAATACTGCTGGCAATGGAACAATGCAAACTATGAGCAAAATGAATGTATGGCAGTGCTATTGTATTTGCTTCAAATGCAACATATTATATACAAAGGTTACAATACAACAATAAACATTctgaaaaattcattttaacgATGAAAAACACAATCAGCCAGAGCACATTACGCAGGCTTCCTTATTTTGAAGAGAACATTGCATTGCAGCTTCGTTTTGACGTTCCTAAACAAAACGAGTGTACATTAACTAAAACTTCAATAACATAAATATCAAATAGCATAGTTACTAGCTACAAAAGATGCCCTACTTGGTCTTCTTTGCTGATACTTTTTATGTTCTTGAGTTTGTTTTTGTCAACAGTGAACTGAATTGCTTGAGCTGCTGGCTTTGTACGTAAGTAATACATGCCAGTTTTCAATCCCTGCAAAATACCGTATTAATATGGCATCTTACATTGAGGATACACTACagataaaaacaataattacaGATTTCCATCCATAAAAGTGCATGCTGGTAAGTTTGCTATAATTTGGTTCTGCAACATGGATATTTAGACTTTGGCTCTGATCGATAAAAGCAGCACGGTCCGCAGCCATTTTGATAACATTTTTCTGTGAAATTTCCCATACTGTCCTGtataacattttcaaatcatcAGGGATTTCAGGAATATTCtgaaaatgtgcaaaaaaagttaaaatagttTGAAATCAGGCACATTTATGCTAAAGAAATATTGTAGTGAAAAGGACAAAGTTCTTAAATATTCAGCTCAGCTCATGAAAAATTTTCATGTCCAACACAACGTTGCTAAATACCTGTATTGATCCGTTATTGGCAATCATTTGCATCTTAATATCATCATTCCATATTCCTTTTTCCGTTAAATCTTTTAGCAAGTGGTAGTTCACAATCTGATTTAAAGAACATAGAATTACAGCGTACATAACTTATAGAGCATCTATTTCCAACATAGAAAAACATTATCATAAACGTTGTTAACAtagaaacaattaaaacattgttaaaatGTTGACCTGAAATTCCCCAGACAATACACGCCGAGTGTAGATATTGCTGGTATAGGGTTCAATCGACTCATTGTTTCCAAGAATCTGTGCGGTGGAAGCAGTAGGCATTGGGGCAATAAGAAGGCTGTTTCGAACACCATGCCTTTGTATAAAAAAAGTTGTGAATTTGCATTTTAATACTGGTAACTGAATGCTGTTTCTCGCGAATGTTCAGTTGTACAGGAACTAATGAAAAGAAATACTCACTGTGCAATTCGTTTACGAAGCTTGTCCCAGTCCCACAACTCTGTTGCTGTAACTGACCACATGTCATGTTGCAAAATCTGTTATTACATAAAAATTCGTTGCAAAAACACTTTCATTCCATACATTTATTGAATTACATCAAGTTTTccattttaaaaaatctttttaccCCTTTGCTCACAGGAGACCCTGCATATGTTTCGTATGGTCCAAGTTTTTCTGCCAATTCACAGGACGCTGTTAAAGCACCATAATATatagtttcaaaaatttgaacaTTAAGCTTCATGGCTTCTTCTGAATCAAATGGCAGTCGCATCTTAATGAAAGCATCTGCCAGACCCTGCACACCAATTCCAATTGGCCGGTGTCTGAAATTGGACTTTTTGGCCTATAAAAGAAGATGTTATCGTCTTGTGATTGTGAAGGCACCAGGTATCGGCGTTAAAAAAGTTCCAAAAGCTTGCTATGTCATGTCAATTATGTACTCTTAAATCAATAAACGTTTATCTTACCGCAGGTACAGGGTAATAGTTTATATCtattattttgtttagatTGACAGTGACAGTCTTGGTAACTTCAAATAACTTTTGGAAGTTAAAAGTGCTATCAGGCCGAACGTACATTGGCAGTGCAAGGGAAGCAAGATTGCAAACTGCAACCTAAATAGTGAAGAGAACATCATGTATGatgttaataaataataattaattgctaGTTAAACATTAACATCATAACATCTGCGTTTAAAAAAACAAGCTCATACAAAGTGTTCTTTTTACTCACTTCATCAGCGCTAGTATATTCAACAATTTCAGTGCAAAGGTTGGAACTTTTGATGGTGCccaaattttgttgatttgaCTTTCGGTTGCATGCATCCTTGTACACCATGTATGGTGTACCGGTCTCGATTTGAGACTCAATTACGGCATACCACAGTTTTTGTGCTTTTATCTGCTTTCGTGCTCTGCCTTCTCTTTCGTACCTAAAAAggattattttaataattcaGTAAAGAAGGAAAAAGTTAATATTGTTACAAGCTaaaatttgttatatttgtttgtGGTGGATAATAATCGGCAATGTGACGACTATTAAATGCATTTGACCATTGTCTCttcaaaaaacaattgatCTGGTACCAATATCTTACACATGCCAACTTAAAATTGAACAGCATCACCATAATGAGCAAATTATGTTACTTTTCATAAAGTGTTTCAAATTCTTCTCCCCATACTTCATGAAGACCTCTAGCGTCATCAGGACAGAATAGGGACCACATTCCATCACTTTCCACACGTTTCATAAAAAGATCAGGAATCCACAAGGCATAAAACAAATCTCTTGCCCTGGATTCATCCTTTCCTGCAGGTACAAAGTTCAATGATTTCTACAGCAGGATTGGAAGTAGCCGGTAGTGAGCGACTATAACTAACCAGTATTTTTCTTAGCATCCAGAAAATCAAATATATCTGCATGCCAAGGTTCAAGATATATGGCGAAAGCTCCAGGTCTCTAAAAACACACAACGTTTGAACAAAATTCTACAACAAGTTCTGAAAGTGTGTCACAGCGTCAAAGTTTTATCAATTCATGATGAACAAATTGGAAGAAGATATCTTTTTTTGCTCCAACACACTCTTCCAATGTCAAGCACAAATTATGTACCTTGTTTCCTCCCTGATCCACATATCTTGCTGTATTGTTGTACACTCTCAACATAGGAAGCAAACCATTAGAGTTGCCATTTGTCTGCAAAATGAGAGCTTAACTCAACAAAGCGTTCATGCAATGTGGTTACAGATGAAAATACTAAATGATTGTTCTTAAGAAAATTATATAATATGACATTTACCCCGGCAATGTAACTTCCAGAAGCTCGAATGCAGTGAATTGAAAGGCCGATGCCACCTGCAGTTTTGGATATAAGAGCACATTGCTTTAGAGTTTCATAAATTCCATCAATACTATCGTCTTTCATGGTCAATAGAAAGCAGCTGTAAAATTAGAATACAAGCATAATTATGGAAAAAATGGTGAAAGCAGATTAAACATTGAATTGAAGGTATTAGCTTGTTTCTAATTTATATCACGACTAGAGCTAACATTGAAGCTGATCTTATATTATAGCAATttatcaaagaaaaataaaacttaaatacaaGAATGTTAACATGTCTGAAGGCGCAAAATCTCTATTTCACAAAAGGCTTTATCCAAAACCCGAAATAAAGAGTGAAAACCTCAACATATTATACGATGGATAAAAGCAGACACTTCATGATCCTTTGAGGTGCTGCAGAACGCCATCGAGATAGTGTAGCTACCCACTATGTCTATAACTTACTATATCTTACCTGGATAACTGTGGAATGTTAGTGCCAGCATTAAACAACGTTGGGGAAGCGTGAGTAAACCATTTTTCAGATAGAAGGTTGTATGTCTGGAAgcgttgttaaaataaatggtataaatataaataattgcttattgttaaaaaaaactttgctttagATAAAGgtaatcttttttaaaatccACGACTTCATAAAACAAATCTGTTAAAAATGGCCTTAGACATGTTACTAGactatttttactttattgtagTATATAATACATATTACCATGATattcaattattatttacttaaataaataaacaggaATACCTCTATAGCAGCATCCAAATCTTCGTGGTGAATTCCAATGGCAACACGCATAAGCATGTGCTGTGGTCTCTCTGCAACTTTTCCGTTTAATTTCAATAAGTATGAT includes the following:
- the LOC143472149 gene encoding ribonucleoside-diphosphate reductase large subunit-like; protein product: MMYVFKRDGRKERVMFDKITSRVSKLCYGLNMDFIDPAKITMKVINGIYEGVTTVELDTLAAETAAHMTTSHPDYAILAARLAVSNLHKETKKCFSDVMHDLYDYVNPRNKKHSPLISKKTYDIIMANKERLNSTIIYDRDFSYNFFGFKTLERSYLLKLNGKVAERPQHMLMRVAIGIHHEDLDAAIETYNLLSEKWFTHASPTLFNAGTNIPQLSSCFLLTMKDDSIDGIYETLKQCALISKTAGGIGLSIHCIRASGSYIAGTNGNSNGLLPMLRVYNNTARYVDQGGNKRPGAFAIYLEPWHADIFDFLDAKKNTGKDESRARDLFYALWIPDLFMKRVESDGMWSLFCPDDARGLHEVWGEEFETLYEKYEREGRARKQIKAQKLWYAVIESQIETGTPYMVYKDACNRKSNQQNLGTIKSSNLCTEIVEYTSADEVAVCNLASLALPMYVRPDSTFNFQKLFEVTKTVTVNLNKIIDINYYPVPAAKKSNFRHRPIGIGVQGLADAFIKMRLPFDSEEAMKLNVQIFETIYYGALTASCELAEKLGPYETYAGSPVSKGILQHDMWSVTATELWDWDKLRKRIAQHGVRNSLLIAPMPTASTAQILGNNESIEPYTSNIYTRRVLSGEFQIVNYHLLKDLTEKGIWNDDIKMQMIANNGSIQNIPEIPDDLKMLYRTVWEISQKNVIKMAADRAAFIDQSQSLNIHVAEPNYSKLTSMHFYGWKSGLKTGMYYLRTKPAAQAIQFTVDKNKLKNIKSISKEDQERQNEAAMQCSLQNKEACVMCSG